ACCCGCGGAATCGGCAACAGCCGGTTCCGATGGAGCGGAATCTCAATGAATTATCTGGCCCACGTTTTTTTGGCGGAAAACGAACCTCAATCTATTCTCGGAAACCTGATGGCGGATGTTCTCCGCCGACAGGACTTCGATCGCCTGCCCGTCGGGATTCAAATCGGCATTCGACAACATCGCCAAATCGATTCTTTCACCGATCGACATCCCGTAGTTCAACGCAGTATTCGCCGCCTCAAAGCCACTTGGGGCTGGTTTGGCGGCATTATCATCGATGTGTACTACGACCATTTGCTGACGGAAAACTGGGACCACTTTTCCGAGGAGTCGCTCCGGGAATTTTGCGATCGAATCAACGATATCCTGCGCGACCAATTGCCGAATCTGCCCGGCGAAGGAAAATTTCTGGCCCAGAAACTGATTGAGAACGATCGGCTTTATTCCTATACGTCGCTCGATAGTATCTCCTTTGCTTTGGCCAATATCTCAGAACGGGTAACGGAGCGGATGCCCAAGCACAAGGTA
The genomic region above belongs to Telmatocola sphagniphila and contains:
- a CDS encoding acyl carrier protein phosphodiesterase; this encodes MNYLAHVFLAENEPQSILGNLMADVLRRQDFDRLPVGIQIGIRQHRQIDSFTDRHPVVQRSIRRLKATWGWFGGIIIDVYYDHLLTENWDHFSEESLREFCDRINDILRDQLPNLPGEGKFLAQKLIENDRLYSYTSLDSISFALANISERVTERMPKHKVHLQDALPELQAAHKELSADFMEFFPTLISFSDSLKNRQRSAIALP